One window from the genome of Microbulbifer sp. ALW1 encodes:
- a CDS encoding penicillin-binding protein 2: MGAVKKQQQQPGIARWRFALVAGLLCLLAVALVVHLAGLQVLPEQDKGYRFLQDQGRARTIRTEEIAAYRGSIVDRNGELLAVSTPVQTIWANPQLLKEASADELRALAAALETPPARLAKRLEKYRNKGFMYLRRHMMPEGAQKVLSLDLAGVYSKKEYRRFYPAGEVTAQLLGFTNIDDLGQEGLELAYEQSLAGEPGKRQVVKDLKGRTVQDLAVKQEARPGRDLQLTIDMRLQYLAYRELKKAVAENGAASGFMVILDTRSGDVLAMANQPSFNPNNRQGVKAAAMRNRALIDQFEPGSTIKPLTALAAMETGRFQPHTPINTSPGYIRLPGKTLVDPVNYGQLDLTSVITKSSQVGITKVAMELEPETLRELFYRMGLGEAVGSGFPGEVPGILPSRERWHPIELANFAFGYGLTVNAVQLAQAYSVVANAGLKRPVSLILEQGKKDADPERVVAADLAHKVTAMLETVIGPRGTGTLAAVEGYRVAGKTGTVHKIGSAGYADSHYRSVFAGFVPAENPRLAAVVVIDDPGQDTYSGGKVAAPVFGKVMTGAMRLLQVPPEEIAPADQQLATQLDERGTTS; the protein is encoded by the coding sequence ATGGGTGCAGTGAAAAAACAGCAACAACAGCCGGGTATTGCCCGCTGGCGCTTTGCGCTGGTGGCCGGTTTGCTGTGCCTGCTCGCCGTGGCTTTGGTGGTGCACCTGGCCGGTCTGCAAGTGCTGCCAGAACAGGATAAAGGGTACCGGTTCCTGCAAGATCAGGGCCGCGCCCGCACCATTCGTACCGAAGAAATCGCCGCTTACCGGGGTTCCATCGTTGACCGCAATGGCGAACTGCTGGCGGTAAGCACGCCAGTGCAGACCATCTGGGCCAATCCGCAATTACTCAAAGAAGCCAGTGCCGATGAGTTGCGCGCATTGGCGGCCGCTCTGGAAACACCGCCTGCCCGGCTCGCCAAGCGCCTGGAAAAGTACCGCAATAAAGGTTTTATGTATCTGCGTCGGCATATGATGCCGGAAGGCGCGCAAAAGGTGCTGAGCCTGGACCTGGCCGGGGTTTACAGTAAGAAAGAATACCGTCGTTTTTATCCTGCCGGCGAAGTGACTGCCCAGTTGCTGGGCTTTACTAATATTGACGACCTTGGTCAGGAAGGGCTCGAGCTGGCCTACGAGCAATCCCTTGCCGGAGAGCCTGGCAAGCGCCAGGTGGTGAAGGACCTGAAAGGGCGCACGGTGCAGGACCTGGCGGTCAAGCAGGAAGCGCGCCCTGGTCGGGACCTGCAGCTCACCATCGACATGCGCCTGCAGTATCTGGCCTACCGGGAGCTCAAGAAAGCAGTGGCGGAAAATGGCGCTGCTTCCGGTTTTATGGTGATTCTGGATACCCGCAGTGGCGATGTGCTGGCGATGGCCAATCAGCCTTCCTTTAACCCGAACAATCGTCAGGGTGTGAAGGCGGCGGCCATGCGCAACCGCGCCCTGATCGATCAGTTTGAGCCCGGCTCCACCATCAAGCCACTTACCGCGCTGGCGGCGATGGAAACCGGGCGTTTCCAGCCGCACACGCCGATCAATACCAGCCCCGGATACATTCGTTTGCCGGGCAAGACCCTGGTAGACCCGGTGAACTACGGCCAGCTGGATCTCACCAGTGTGATCACCAAGTCAAGCCAGGTGGGTATCACCAAGGTGGCGATGGAGCTGGAGCCGGAAACCCTGCGTGAACTTTTTTACCGGATGGGGCTCGGAGAAGCGGTTGGCAGCGGATTCCCCGGCGAAGTCCCGGGAATCCTGCCCTCCCGGGAACGATGGCACCCCATTGAGCTGGCCAACTTTGCATTCGGCTACGGTTTAACAGTCAATGCGGTGCAATTGGCTCAGGCCTACAGTGTGGTCGCCAACGCCGGGCTCAAGCGCCCGGTTTCGCTGATTCTGGAGCAGGGTAAAAAAGACGCTGACCCAGAGCGGGTGGTGGCGGCTGATCTGGCGCACAAGGTTACTGCCATGCTGGAAACCGTTATCGGTCCGCGCGGTACCGGTACCCTCGCCGCGGTTGAGGGATATCGAGTGGCCGGCAAGACCGGCACAGTGCACAAGATCGGCAGCGCGGGCTATGCCGACAGCCACTATCGTTCTGTGTTTGCCGGCTTTGTCCCGGCCGAAAATCCGCGTCTGGCGGCGGTTGTCGTGATCGATGATCCCGGCCAGGACACTTACTCCGGCGGCAAGGTGGCGGCGCCGGTGTTTGGCAAAGTAATGACCGGTGCCATGCGCCTGCTACAGGTGCCGCCGGAAGAAATCGCGCCCGCTGATCAACAGTTGGCGACGCAGCTGGACGAGAGAGGTACCACATCGTGA